The Ancylobacter sp. WKF20 genome contains a region encoding:
- a CDS encoding amino acid ABC transporter ATP-binding protein: protein MNPPAQELSVAPGSPAIAITGLVKRYGTHRALDGVDLEVRRGEKVVICGPSGSGKSTLIRCINALERHDGGRIVVNGIELTADDGTVQDIRQEVGMVFQHFNLFPHLTALENCMLAPRLNRGLAKDQAARLAMRHLERVGLADLAGRYPGRLSGGQQQRVAIARALCMEPRILLFDEPTSALDPEMVKEVLGVLEELAASGVTMICVTHEMGFARQVADRCVFMDGGRILEEATARDFFETPNSERLRHFLAQILR from the coding sequence ATGAACCCGCCCGCCCAGGAGCTCTCAGTGGCGCCCGGCTCGCCCGCCATCGCCATCACCGGACTGGTGAAGCGCTATGGCACGCATCGCGCGCTGGATGGCGTCGATCTCGAAGTGCGGCGCGGCGAGAAGGTGGTCATCTGCGGCCCGTCCGGCTCGGGCAAATCCACCCTCATCCGCTGCATCAACGCGCTGGAGCGGCACGATGGCGGGCGCATCGTCGTCAACGGCATCGAACTGACGGCGGATGACGGCACCGTGCAGGACATCCGGCAGGAAGTCGGCATGGTGTTCCAGCACTTCAACCTGTTCCCGCACCTCACAGCGCTGGAAAACTGCATGCTGGCGCCCCGCCTCAATCGGGGCCTGGCGAAGGATCAGGCGGCGCGGCTGGCGATGCGCCATCTGGAGCGTGTGGGCTTGGCCGATCTCGCCGGCCGGTACCCCGGCCGCCTCTCCGGCGGGCAGCAGCAGCGCGTCGCCATCGCCCGCGCGCTCTGCATGGAGCCGCGCATCCTGCTGTTCGACGAGCCGACCTCCGCGCTTGACCCGGAAATGGTGAAGGAGGTGCTGGGCGTGCTGGAGGAGCTGGCGGCGAGCGGCGTCACCATGATCTGCGTCACCCATGAGATGGGCTTCGCGCGCCAGGTCGCCGACCGCTGCGTCTTCATGGATGGAGGGCGCATCCTCGAGGAGGCGACGGCGCGTGATTTCTTCGAGACGCCGAACAGCGAGCGTCTGCGGCACTTCCTCGCGCAGATCCTGCGCTGA
- a CDS encoding flavin reductase: MSATDPRSIAADRLASLAGEALPAAVSRELYREGMSRLPAAVNIVTSLDEDGPCGFTASAVCSVTDSPPTLLVCINRSNQSHRAIANSRSLCVNTLAGPHHEALGMAFAGGVKTMSERFAGGEWGTLVTGAPVLMEASVAFDCRVTELATVGTHDVAFCEVLGLHQAGAAGGLVYFGRRFHHLTV, from the coding sequence ATGAGCGCGACCGACCCCCGCAGCATTGCCGCCGACCGGCTCGCCAGCCTCGCGGGTGAGGCGCTTCCAGCGGCAGTCAGCCGGGAGCTCTATCGCGAGGGCATGAGCCGGTTGCCGGCGGCGGTGAACATCGTCACCAGCCTCGATGAGGATGGTCCCTGCGGCTTCACGGCCTCGGCGGTGTGTTCGGTGACGGACAGCCCGCCGACGCTGCTGGTCTGCATCAACCGCTCCAACCAGTCGCACCGGGCGATCGCCAACAGCCGCAGCCTGTGCGTCAACACGCTGGCGGGTCCGCATCACGAAGCACTGGGCATGGCCTTCGCCGGCGGCGTCAAGACAATGAGCGAGCGCTTCGCCGGCGGGGAGTGGGGCACGCTCGTGACCGGAGCGCCGGTGCTGATGGAGGCGAGCGTGGCCTTCGACTGCCGGGTGACCGAGCTTGCCACGGTGGGCACGCATGATGTCGCGTTCTGCGAGGTGCTCGGCCTGCATCAGGCCGGCGCGGCCGGCGGTCTGGTCTATTTCGGCCGCCGCTTTCACCACCTGACCGTGTGA
- a CDS encoding ABC transporter permease has translation MLMKLPRIGTSQIVALALILAANWYVSPQFFDIRLQDGRLFGSVIDVLNRGAPVALLALGMVLVIAMRGIDLSVGAVMAICGAIAASLADSHPLPVVLAAALGAGLLCGLWNGLLVAVLGIQPIVATLILMVAGRGIAQLITEGRIVTFTSPELAFLGGGSVFGLPTPVALTLGMTVLTLIVVRGTALGLMIEATGGNPRASALAGIGTRAITLAVYVWSGLCAALAGIVAAADILGADANNAGLWLELDAILAVVIGGTSLFGGRFSIVLAVIGALIIQAMNTGILLSGFPPETNLVVKAVVVLAVLLAQSPRLGGHLAGLRVLFGRGKREGKS, from the coding sequence ATGCTCATGAAGCTGCCGCGCATCGGCACCTCGCAGATCGTCGCCCTCGCCCTCATCCTCGCGGCCAACTGGTATGTCTCGCCGCAATTCTTCGACATCCGCCTGCAGGACGGCCGGCTGTTCGGCAGCGTCATCGACGTGCTGAACCGCGGCGCGCCGGTGGCGCTGCTGGCGCTCGGCATGGTGCTGGTGATCGCCATGCGCGGCATCGACCTCTCGGTCGGCGCGGTGATGGCGATCTGCGGCGCCATCGCCGCGAGCCTCGCCGACAGCCATCCCCTGCCGGTCGTGCTCGCCGCCGCGCTGGGCGCGGGGCTGCTGTGCGGGCTGTGGAACGGCCTGCTGGTGGCGGTGCTCGGCATCCAGCCTATTGTGGCGACGCTCATCCTCATGGTGGCCGGGCGCGGCATCGCCCAGCTCATCACCGAGGGACGCATCGTCACCTTCACCTCGCCGGAGCTGGCCTTTCTCGGCGGCGGCTCGGTGTTCGGCCTGCCGACGCCGGTGGCGCTGACGCTGGGCATGACTGTGCTCACCCTCATCGTCGTACGCGGCACCGCGCTCGGGTTAATGATCGAGGCGACCGGCGGCAATCCGCGCGCCAGCGCGCTGGCCGGCATCGGCACGCGGGCCATCACCCTCGCGGTCTATGTCTGGAGCGGGCTCTGCGCGGCACTCGCCGGCATCGTCGCGGCCGCCGACATTCTCGGCGCCGACGCCAACAATGCCGGGCTGTGGCTGGAGCTCGACGCCATTCTCGCCGTGGTGATCGGCGGCACCTCGCTGTTCGGCGGGCGCTTCTCCATCGTGCTGGCGGTCATCGGCGCGCTCATCATCCAGGCGATGAATACCGGCATCCTGCTCTCGGGCTTTCCGCCGGAGACAAATCTCGTGGTGAAGGCGGTGGTGGTGCTGGCGGTGCTGCTCGCCCAGTCGCCCCGGCTCGGCGGGCATCTGGCGGGGCTGCGTGTGCTGTTCGGCCGGGGCAAGCGGGAAGGAAAATCCTGA
- a CDS encoding NtaA/DmoA family FMN-dependent monooxygenase (This protein belongs to a clade of FMN-dependent monooxygenases, within a broader family of flavin-dependent oxidoreductases, the luciferase-like monooxygenase (LMM) family, some of whose members use coenzyme F420 rather than FMN.): MPANPFHLAWFLQGSSIQAWGEPWTGNIGQDWMSADIFVDLVRSMERACFDYLLIEDSIYVGQNWQNSRDIFLKGGICIPRQEPSVVATLLAASTRKLGIVPTLSTFAYHPYLTARIVSSLDQISGGRAGWNMVTGSSDLSAQNFGMEKLPEHDQRYVMAEEYIEIVKRLWGSWEPGAIIDDHENGVLIDPAKVHTIDYVGQHYASRGPLNSGPCPQGQPVIAQAGGSKSGRKIAATHANTIVAAPNGVAAMKQYRDDVRAQMAELGRNPDDCKILFLLSPIVAETEDQAKWAAEQRRVSAAENLDARMARFGWSTNLDLSSLDLDTPVSQLTLTTNGHQSSLSQFLTRAGDKPLRQAMIDHVSCGYCVDVVGTPDSVASQMDEIMQEIGGDGFLIALSDVSRRSVSTITDGLVPVLQRRGLTRRAYSHQFLRDNLLEF, encoded by the coding sequence ATGCCCGCCAATCCCTTCCATCTCGCCTGGTTTCTTCAAGGCTCCAGCATCCAGGCCTGGGGCGAGCCATGGACCGGCAATATCGGTCAGGACTGGATGAGCGCCGACATCTTCGTCGATCTCGTGCGGTCGATGGAGCGGGCCTGCTTCGATTACCTGCTGATCGAGGATTCCATCTATGTCGGGCAGAACTGGCAGAACTCGCGCGACATCTTCCTGAAGGGCGGCATCTGCATTCCCCGTCAGGAACCCAGCGTGGTGGCGACGCTGCTGGCGGCCTCCACCCGCAAGCTCGGCATCGTGCCGACCCTCTCCACCTTCGCTTACCACCCCTACCTCACCGCCCGCATCGTCTCCTCGCTCGACCAGATATCCGGCGGGCGCGCCGGCTGGAACATGGTGACCGGCTCGTCGGACCTCTCCGCCCAGAATTTCGGCATGGAGAAGCTGCCCGAGCACGACCAGCGCTATGTGATGGCGGAGGAGTACATCGAGATCGTGAAGCGCCTGTGGGGCTCGTGGGAGCCGGGCGCGATCATCGACGACCATGAGAATGGCGTGCTCATCGACCCGGCCAAGGTCCACACCATCGACTATGTGGGCCAGCACTATGCCTCGCGCGGGCCGCTGAATTCCGGCCCCTGCCCGCAGGGCCAGCCGGTGATCGCGCAGGCCGGCGGCTCCAAGAGCGGGCGCAAGATCGCCGCCACCCATGCCAACACCATCGTCGCCGCGCCCAACGGCGTCGCCGCCATGAAGCAGTACCGCGACGATGTGCGCGCGCAGATGGCCGAGCTCGGCCGCAACCCGGACGACTGCAAGATCCTGTTCCTGCTCTCGCCGATCGTGGCGGAGACCGAGGATCAGGCGAAATGGGCGGCCGAGCAGCGGCGCGTCTCGGCGGCGGAGAATCTCGACGCCCGCATGGCCCGCTTCGGCTGGAGCACCAATCTGGACCTCTCCAGCCTCGACCTCGATACGCCGGTGAGCCAGCTCACGCTCACCACCAATGGCCACCAGTCCAGCCTCTCGCAGTTCCTCACCCGCGCCGGCGACAAGCCGCTGCGCCAGGCGATGATCGACCATGTGAGCTGCGGCTATTGCGTGGACGTGGTCGGCACGCCCGACAGCGTCGCCAGCCAGATGGACGAGATCATGCAGGAGATCGGCGGCGACGGCTTCCTGATCGCGCTCTCCGACGTCTCGCGCCGCTCGGTGTCGACCATCACCGACGGGCTGGTGCCGGTGCTCCAGCGCCGGGGCCTCACCCGCCGCGCCTACTCCCACCAGTTCCTGCGCGACAATTTGCTCGAGTTCTGA
- a CDS encoding ABC transporter permease subunit (The N-terminal region of this protein, as described by TIGR01726, is a three transmembrane segment that identifies a subfamily of ABC transporter permease subunits, which specificities that include histidine, arginine, glutamine, glutamate, L-cystine (sic), the opines (in Agrobacterium) octopine and nopaline, etc.), which produces MTNLSLADIAGYLRQLGEGALITLELFLASFALAFTLGVLIGVATLSKSRVVTAVWRFYASIFTGVPSLLVIFLVYYGGSAMLAALFGEFGASIDISPFGAGVAALAIVYAAYIAELVRGAIANLPKGQFEAARALAIPPVILWGRVILPQAMRLALPGLVNVWSFMLKETPLVSLAGLQDLVASAKIAAGATKEPFLFFIATALVFIAFSAATLKLATHLELRLDRGQRRDTPRLQAGMEA; this is translated from the coding sequence ATGACCAACCTCTCCCTCGCCGATATCGCAGGCTATCTGCGCCAGCTCGGCGAGGGGGCGCTGATCACGCTGGAGCTGTTCCTCGCGAGCTTCGCCCTCGCCTTCACCCTCGGCGTGCTCATCGGCGTCGCCACGCTGTCGAAGAGCCGTGTCGTCACCGCCGTCTGGCGGTTCTACGCCTCCATCTTCACCGGCGTGCCCTCGCTGCTGGTGATCTTCCTCGTCTATTACGGCGGCAGCGCCATGCTGGCGGCCCTGTTCGGCGAGTTCGGGGCGAGCATCGACATCTCGCCCTTCGGCGCCGGCGTCGCCGCGCTCGCCATCGTCTATGCCGCCTACATCGCCGAACTGGTGCGCGGCGCCATCGCCAACCTGCCAAAGGGCCAGTTCGAGGCGGCCCGCGCGCTCGCCATCCCGCCGGTGATCCTGTGGGGCCGGGTGATCCTGCCCCAGGCCATGCGCCTCGCCTTGCCCGGCCTCGTCAATGTGTGGAGCTTCATGCTCAAGGAGACGCCGCTGGTCTCGCTCGCCGGGCTGCAGGATCTGGTGGCCAGCGCCAAGATTGCGGCGGGCGCGACCAAGGAGCCCTTCCTCTTCTTCATCGCCACGGCGCTGGTCTTCATCGCCTTCAGCGCCGCCACATTGAAGCTCGCCACGCACCTTGAACTCAGGCTTGATCGCGGCCAGCGCCGCGACACACCCCGCCTGCAGGCCGGGATGGAGGCATGA
- a CDS encoding aldehyde dehydrogenase family protein — protein MSPNTQKFYIDGAFVEPLENRPLGVVDPATEQVFATISLGTQADVDRAVAAARAAFASFQFSTKEERLALLERLLAVYERRYEDVAQAISHEMGSPIARARDSQAYAGLGHLKATIEAFRNFEFDETRGTTRVTHEPVGVVGLITPWNWPLNQIMCKVAPAIAAGCTMVLKPSEIAPISGIVFAEIMHEAGFPKGVFNLVNGTGPEVGAALSSHPDIDMVSFTGSTRAGTDVARNAAATVKRVAQELGGKSANIILPDADLETAVAEGVRACFGNTGQSCDAPTRMLVPAARHDEALEIARRTAASVRVGSPTDTETQIGPLVSDVQFAKVQGLIQAGIDEGATLVVGGTGKPEGLETGYYVKPTVFGHVKPGMRIEREEIFGPVLSIIPYDSVDQAVAIANDTPYGLAAYVQGTDIVEARRVARQLRAGSVYLNYPDWDLFAPFGGYKQSGNGREYADFGLRDFLEIKGIVGYGA, from the coding sequence ATGTCCCCCAATACGCAGAAATTCTACATCGACGGCGCCTTCGTCGAGCCGCTGGAAAACCGCCCGCTCGGTGTGGTCGATCCGGCCACCGAGCAGGTCTTTGCCACCATTTCGCTCGGCACGCAGGCGGATGTCGACCGCGCCGTCGCGGCGGCGCGCGCCGCCTTTGCGAGCTTCCAGTTCAGCACCAAGGAAGAGCGCCTCGCTTTGCTGGAGCGCCTGCTCGCGGTCTATGAGCGGCGCTATGAGGATGTCGCACAGGCGATCAGCCATGAGATGGGCTCGCCCATCGCCCGCGCCCGCGACTCGCAGGCCTATGCCGGCCTCGGCCATCTGAAGGCGACCATCGAGGCGTTCCGTAATTTCGAGTTCGACGAGACCCGCGGCACCACTCGCGTCACCCATGAGCCGGTCGGCGTCGTCGGCCTGATCACGCCGTGGAACTGGCCGCTCAACCAGATCATGTGCAAGGTCGCGCCGGCCATTGCCGCCGGCTGCACCATGGTGCTGAAGCCCTCCGAGATCGCGCCGATCTCCGGCATCGTCTTCGCCGAGATCATGCACGAGGCCGGCTTCCCCAAGGGCGTGTTCAATCTGGTGAACGGCACCGGCCCGGAAGTCGGCGCCGCCCTGTCCTCGCATCCCGACATCGACATGGTGTCCTTCACCGGCTCGACGCGCGCCGGCACCGATGTCGCGCGCAATGCCGCGGCGACGGTGAAGCGCGTGGCGCAGGAACTTGGCGGCAAGTCCGCCAACATCATCCTGCCGGATGCCGATCTTGAGACCGCCGTGGCCGAAGGCGTGCGCGCCTGCTTCGGCAATACCGGGCAGTCCTGCGACGCACCGACCCGCATGCTCGTTCCCGCCGCCCGGCATGACGAGGCGCTGGAGATCGCCCGGCGGACGGCGGCGTCGGTGCGCGTCGGCTCGCCCACCGACACCGAGACGCAGATCGGCCCGCTGGTCAGCGACGTGCAGTTCGCCAAGGTGCAAGGTCTCATCCAGGCCGGCATCGACGAGGGCGCGACTCTCGTGGTCGGCGGCACGGGCAAGCCCGAGGGTCTGGAGACCGGTTATTATGTGAAGCCGACCGTGTTCGGCCATGTGAAGCCGGGCATGCGGATCGAGCGCGAGGAAATTTTCGGCCCGGTGCTGTCGATCATTCCCTATGACAGCGTCGATCAAGCGGTCGCCATCGCCAATGACACGCCCTATGGCCTTGCGGCCTATGTGCAGGGAACGGATATCGTTGAGGCACGCCGCGTGGCGCGGCAGCTCCGGGCGGGCTCGGTCTATCTGAACTACCCGGACTGGGATCTGTTCGCGCCGTTCGGCGGCTACAAGCAGTCCGGCAACGGGCGCGAATATGCCGATTTCGGGCTGCGCGATTTCCTCGAGATCAAGGGCATCGTCGGCTACGGCGCCTGA
- a CDS encoding transporter substrate-binding domain-containing protein yields the protein MISRLPHHRLRRAGSLALTALLLGAGLSAASAEKLKLGNEGVYPPFSMVDASGNLTGMEPELAREMCKRIGADCEIVVMDFKALIPSMLQGKFDGIVTQISPTPERMDKALFAMPIVYNPATFVVRKDSNYTLTKEGVTGKGLRIALQRGASMVPYIHKHFGKDTFVEVYYDNPDQMKLDLLAGRLDLIFDSKINWTLELIAKPEGKDYMLAGGDHWLGDPAIPEAERGYSWIFPKKSGDLVKRVNAALAAMIKDCTYTTIRKKYVPVATLAAEAACTTTN from the coding sequence ATGATCTCACGCCTCCCGCACCATCGTCTCCGCCGGGCCGGATCGCTTGCCCTCACGGCTCTCCTGCTCGGCGCCGGCCTGTCCGCGGCCTCCGCCGAGAAGCTCAAGCTCGGCAATGAGGGCGTCTACCCGCCCTTCTCCATGGTGGACGCGTCCGGCAACCTGACCGGCATGGAGCCGGAGCTGGCGCGCGAGATGTGCAAGCGCATCGGCGCCGATTGCGAGATCGTCGTCATGGACTTCAAGGCGCTGATCCCGTCCATGCTGCAGGGAAAGTTCGACGGCATCGTCACCCAGATCTCGCCCACCCCCGAGCGCATGGACAAGGCGCTGTTCGCCATGCCCATCGTCTACAACCCGGCGACCTTCGTGGTGCGCAAGGACAGCAACTACACGCTCACCAAGGAGGGCGTGACCGGCAAGGGGCTGCGCATCGCCCTCCAGCGCGGTGCCTCGATGGTGCCCTACATCCACAAGCACTTCGGCAAGGACACCTTCGTCGAGGTCTATTACGACAATCCCGACCAGATGAAGCTCGACCTGCTGGCCGGCCGCCTCGACCTCATCTTCGATTCCAAGATCAACTGGACGCTGGAGCTGATCGCCAAGCCCGAGGGCAAGGACTACATGCTCGCCGGCGGCGACCACTGGCTGGGCGACCCCGCCATCCCCGAGGCCGAGCGCGGCTATAGCTGGATCTTCCCGAAGAAGAGCGGCGATCTGGTGAAGCGGGTCAATGCCGCGCTCGCCGCGATGATCAAGGACTGCACCTACACCACCATCCGCAAGAAATACGTCCCGGTCGCCACGCTGGCGGCGGAAGCCGCCTGCACCACCACCAACTGA
- a CDS encoding NtaA/DmoA family FMN-dependent monooxygenase (This protein belongs to a clade of FMN-dependent monooxygenases, within a broader family of flavin-dependent oxidoreductases, the luciferase-like monooxygenase (LMM) family, some of whose members use coenzyme F420 rather than FMN.), whose amino-acid sequence MSPKPLHLGWFTNFAVDEWTKPFTGGGGDPWDGQFYIDMAKAMERACFDYIMLEDTLMISEAYGGTNEIYLKHNIMGPKADPSPMAALIGANTRHMGVVATFSTMAYPPFMLARLCATLDSICKGRFGWNIVTTGEDLAAENFGMDKLPPRQERYDMADEYVELCKQLWGSWDADAVVRDPVTRTYADASKVRPIHFEGKYFKSRGPLNCVPSPQGRPAFVQAGGSPRGRQFAAMTADSIIAPSMGVAGLKAYRDDVRARAAAGGRDPDEIKVLFVVAPILGETEDEAKAKAARIVEAPDYCEKALALIAAITDIDFSKFDLDQPLPHLTTNGEQGSLDAFQQWGSGKTLRQLCADQLSRGLDGLVGTPDQVAERMGEVMAEVGGDGFLITRPFTANISRQYINEICEGLVPALQRRGLARTSYTEGATLRQTLREF is encoded by the coding sequence ATGAGTCCCAAGCCCCTCCATCTCGGCTGGTTCACCAATTTCGCGGTCGATGAGTGGACCAAGCCCTTCACCGGTGGAGGCGGCGACCCGTGGGACGGGCAGTTCTACATCGACATGGCGAAGGCGATGGAGCGCGCCTGCTTCGACTACATCATGCTCGAGGACACGCTGATGATCTCGGAGGCCTATGGCGGCACCAACGAGATCTACCTGAAGCACAACATCATGGGGCCGAAGGCCGATCCCTCGCCGATGGCGGCGCTGATCGGCGCCAATACGCGTCACATGGGCGTGGTCGCGACCTTCTCCACCATGGCCTACCCGCCCTTCATGCTCGCCCGGCTGTGCGCGACGCTGGACAGCATCTGCAAGGGCCGCTTCGGCTGGAACATCGTCACCACCGGCGAGGATCTCGCGGCCGAGAATTTCGGCATGGACAAGCTGCCGCCCCGCCAGGAGCGCTATGACATGGCCGACGAATATGTCGAGCTGTGCAAGCAGCTCTGGGGAAGCTGGGATGCCGACGCGGTGGTGCGCGACCCCGTCACCCGGACCTATGCCGATGCCTCCAAGGTCCGGCCGATCCATTTCGAGGGCAAGTATTTCAAGAGCCGGGGGCCGCTGAACTGCGTGCCCTCGCCGCAGGGGCGTCCCGCCTTCGTGCAGGCCGGCGGCTCGCCGCGCGGCCGGCAATTCGCGGCGATGACGGCGGACAGCATCATCGCCCCCTCCATGGGCGTCGCCGGCCTCAAGGCCTATCGCGACGACGTGCGCGCCCGCGCCGCCGCCGGCGGGCGCGACCCGGACGAGATCAAGGTGCTGTTCGTCGTCGCGCCGATCCTCGGCGAGACCGAGGACGAGGCGAAGGCCAAGGCCGCGCGGATCGTCGAGGCGCCGGATTATTGCGAGAAGGCGCTGGCGCTCATCGCCGCCATCACCGACATCGATTTCTCGAAATTCGATCTCGACCAGCCGCTGCCGCACCTCACCACCAATGGCGAGCAGGGCTCGCTCGATGCCTTCCAGCAATGGGGCTCGGGCAAGACGCTGCGCCAGCTCTGCGCCGACCAGCTCTCGCGCGGGCTCGACGGGCTCGTCGGCACGCCGGATCAGGTGGCGGAACGCATGGGCGAGGTGATGGCGGAGGTCGGCGGCGATGGCTTCCTCATCACCCGGCCCTTCACCGCAAACATCTCGCGCCAGTACATCAATGAAATCTGCGAGGGACTGGTGCCGGCCTTGCAGCGCCGGGGCCTTGCCCGCACCAGCTACACGGAAGGCGCGACGCTGCGCCAGACGCTGCGGGAGTTCTGA
- a CDS encoding ABC transporter permease subunit (The N-terminal region of this protein, as described by TIGR01726, is a three transmembrane segment that identifies a subfamily of ABC transporter permease subunits, which specificities that include histidine, arginine, glutamine, glutamate, L-cystine (sic), the opines (in Agrobacterium) octopine and nopaline, etc.): MSGLPVDLALAWESLPALLQGLKVTVLVTLLPMALGLALAFPVCFARMSERRWLSLPAEIFVVFFRGAPVLILLYLVYYGLGQIEALRNGPLWLLFGSPLGCALVAFGLNHAAYMAEILRGSLLAVPHGLIEASEALGITRRNVFIWVKMPLAIRYGLKAYQNEVVSFIKGTAIVSVVTLTDLTAVANGIFEQTYDPFTPILCAAALYWAYVNLIRLAFAGWGRWLDRHKDVDAAATTALPDRAIPGPVALSKEAS; the protein is encoded by the coding sequence ATGAGCGGCTTGCCCGTCGATCTCGCCCTCGCCTGGGAAAGCCTGCCGGCCCTGCTGCAGGGGCTGAAGGTCACGGTGCTGGTGACGCTGCTGCCGATGGCCCTAGGTCTCGCCCTGGCTTTCCCCGTCTGCTTCGCGCGCATGTCGGAGCGCCGCTGGCTCTCCCTGCCGGCGGAAATCTTCGTGGTGTTCTTCCGCGGGGCGCCGGTGCTGATCCTGCTCTACCTGGTCTATTACGGGCTGGGCCAGATCGAGGCGCTACGCAACGGGCCGCTCTGGCTGCTGTTCGGCTCGCCACTCGGCTGCGCCCTCGTCGCCTTCGGGCTGAACCACGCCGCCTATATGGCGGAGATCCTGCGCGGCAGCCTGCTCGCCGTGCCGCATGGGCTCATCGAGGCCAGCGAGGCGCTCGGCATCACCCGGCGCAACGTCTTCATCTGGGTGAAGATGCCGCTCGCCATCCGCTACGGGCTGAAAGCCTACCAGAACGAGGTGGTGAGCTTCATCAAGGGCACGGCCATCGTCTCGGTGGTCACGCTCACCGATCTCACCGCTGTGGCCAATGGCATCTTCGAACAGACCTATGACCCCTTCACCCCCATCCTCTGCGCGGCGGCGCTGTACTGGGCCTATGTGAACCTCATCCGCCTCGCCTTCGCCGGCTGGGGGCGCTGGCTCGACCGTCACAAGGATGTCGACGCGGCCGCCACCACCGCCCTGCCGGACCGCGCCATCCCCGGTCCGGTGGCGCTCAGCAAGGAGGCGTCATGA
- the yjfF gene encoding galactofuranose ABC transporter, permease protein YjfF — protein MSRLTPVLATTAVFLAGFLICATIYPNFASLRVVMNLLTDNAFLGIVAVGMTFVIISGGIDLSVGSVIGFTTVFLALAIERWGVPPLAAFVLILVLCAAFGAAMGAMIQYFELPPFIVTLAGMFLARGVSFLLSTESIPINAELYATLSDHAIRLAGGARLTVPAIIMLAVVAGGMVLLHLTRFGANVYALGGSRSATALMGINVPRTTVLIYTLSSVLAGLSGIVFSLYTSSGYSLSAVGVELDAIAAVVIGGTLLSGGYGFVIGSFLGVLIQGLIQTYISFDGMLSSWWAKIATGLLLFIFIAFQQLTLHLARRPARRAPGVARV, from the coding sequence ATCTCCCGCCTGACGCCGGTACTCGCCACCACGGCCGTCTTCCTCGCCGGCTTCCTCATCTGCGCGACGATCTACCCGAACTTTGCCTCGCTGCGGGTGGTGATGAATCTGCTGACCGACAACGCCTTTCTCGGCATCGTCGCGGTCGGCATGACCTTTGTCATCATCTCCGGCGGCATTGATTTGTCGGTCGGCTCGGTCATCGGCTTCACCACCGTGTTCCTGGCGCTGGCCATCGAGCGCTGGGGCGTGCCGCCGCTCGCCGCCTTTGTGCTGATCCTCGTGCTCTGCGCCGCCTTCGGGGCGGCGATGGGGGCGATGATCCAGTATTTCGAGCTACCGCCCTTCATCGTCACGCTGGCCGGCATGTTCCTCGCGCGCGGGGTCAGCTTCCTGCTCTCCACCGAGTCGATCCCGATCAATGCCGAGCTTTATGCCACGCTGTCCGACCACGCGATCCGGCTCGCCGGCGGGGCGCGGCTGACGGTGCCGGCGATCATCATGCTGGCGGTGGTGGCGGGCGGCATGGTGCTGCTGCACCTCACCCGCTTCGGGGCGAATGTCTATGCGCTCGGTGGCTCGCGCAGCGCGACGGCGCTGATGGGCATCAACGTGCCGCGCACCACCGTGCTGATCTACACCCTGTCGAGCGTGCTGGCGGGGCTCTCCGGCATCGTCTTCTCGCTCTACACCTCCTCGGGCTATTCGCTCTCCGCCGTGGGCGTGGAGCTCGACGCCATTGCCGCCGTGGTGATCGGCGGCACGCTGCTCTCAGGCGGCTATGGCTTCGTCATCGGCTCCTTCCTCGGCGTGCTGATCCAGGGGCTGATCCAGACCTATATCAGCTTCGACGGCATGCTCTCGAGCTGGTGGGCGAAGATCGCCACGGGGCTTCTCCTGTTCATCTTCATCGCCTTCCAGCAATTGACGCTTCACCTCGCCCGCCGGCCCGCGCGCCGGGCACCGGGCGTGGCGCGGGTGTGA